A section of the Aminiphilus circumscriptus DSM 16581 genome encodes:
- a CDS encoding AMP-binding protein, translating into MRKRERVATDPDDLGARLEERIGERMAANPEENCLWWKGTWWTRRRFEEEVARCAESLRASGFREGSRIAFFLPTSPLVLVLSVAAWRLRGTVVPLNTRAGHEASLRILDLVDPEGVVFTEDLEELHNAVANAGFPVAIASPEGPLPPLRRLEGKTVSERTPPAPTDPSVAVIFATSGTTGNPKAVPISHGNLLDNTRHTAENVECFAPGNILMNVLPNFHTLGYSVCGVLSLLFDIPQVLLPSFMPIKTTLEAMEATGTTFLVAVPTMLSFLLGAIAKGEAVPPSLKHILTGGGKLDPELDRRLREHLGLAIVEGYGLTECSPVVSCNPSLAARKLGTVGPALPGYELQIRSVEGKLLTLADEGVLWVKSPSVAEGYFRAPDMTAERFQDGWFNTGDIVRIDEDGYISILDRASDLIIVGGFNVYPQEVETVIQEHRGVRMAGAVGAKHRLTGEVVAAFVVPEPDNPPSQQELIRHCKERLAHYKVPRKLEFVESLPLSATGKVLRRELRKMAGVIGA; encoded by the coding sequence ATGAGGAAGCGTGAACGAGTCGCCACTGATCCCGATGATCTCGGTGCGCGGCTTGAAGAGCGGATCGGAGAACGCATGGCGGCAAACCCCGAGGAAAACTGTCTTTGGTGGAAGGGAACATGGTGGACACGGCGCCGTTTCGAGGAAGAGGTGGCGCGCTGCGCAGAAAGCCTTCGGGCATCGGGATTCCGGGAAGGAAGCCGCATCGCCTTCTTCCTGCCCACGTCGCCGCTTGTGCTCGTCCTTTCCGTGGCAGCCTGGCGATTGCGCGGCACGGTGGTCCCCCTGAACACCCGGGCGGGGCACGAGGCATCCCTGCGGATTCTGGACCTCGTCGATCCCGAGGGCGTGGTGTTCACGGAAGACCTGGAAGAACTCCACAACGCCGTGGCGAACGCGGGCTTTCCCGTGGCCATCGCGTCCCCGGAGGGTCCCCTTCCTCCGCTGCGAAGACTCGAGGGCAAGACCGTTTCCGAGAGAACGCCTCCGGCTCCGACCGATCCCTCCGTGGCGGTGATCTTCGCCACGTCGGGGACCACAGGCAACCCCAAGGCCGTTCCCATCAGCCACGGCAATCTCCTTGACAACACGCGGCATACCGCGGAGAACGTGGAGTGCTTCGCCCCGGGAAACATCCTGATGAACGTGCTCCCCAATTTTCACACTCTGGGCTATTCCGTGTGCGGCGTGCTGTCCCTGCTCTTCGACATTCCCCAGGTACTGCTTCCCTCCTTCATGCCCATCAAGACCACCCTCGAGGCCATGGAGGCGACCGGAACCACCTTTCTCGTGGCGGTGCCCACCATGCTCTCCTTCCTTCTCGGCGCCATCGCCAAGGGAGAAGCCGTTCCGCCGAGCCTGAAGCACATCCTCACCGGCGGCGGCAAACTCGATCCCGAACTGGACCGGCGTCTCCGGGAGCATCTCGGGCTCGCCATCGTCGAGGGATATGGCCTCACCGAATGCTCCCCCGTGGTCTCCTGCAATCCCAGCCTCGCCGCCCGGAAGCTCGGCACGGTGGGCCCCGCCCTTCCCGGCTACGAGCTGCAGATCCGAAGCGTCGAAGGAAAACTGCTCACCCTCGCCGACGAGGGCGTCCTCTGGGTAAAGAGCCCCTCCGTGGCGGAGGGATACTTCCGTGCGCCGGACATGACGGCGGAGCGCTTCCAGGACGGCTGGTTCAATACCGGAGATATCGTGCGCATCGACGAGGACGGCTATATCTCCATTCTCGACCGGGCGAGCGATCTCATCATCGTGGGAGGCTTCAACGTCTACCCCCAGGAAGTGGAGACGGTCATCCAGGAACACCGGGGCGTGCGCATGGCCGGCGCCGTGGGCGCCAAGCACCGCCTCACCGGCGAGGTCGTGGCGGCCTTCGTCGTCCCCGAGCCCGACAATCCTCCCTCCCAGCAGGAACTCATCCGCCATTGCAAGGAGCGCCTCGCCCACTACAAGGTCCCCCGCAAGCTGGAGTTCGTGGAGTCCCTCCCCCTCTCCGCCACGGGCAAGGTTCTCCGCCGGGAACTGCGGAAGATGGCAGGAGTCATCGGCGCCTGA
- a CDS encoding NAD-dependent epimerase/dehydratase family protein — protein MKRILVTGAGGQIGVELVPYLRSRYGAENVLATARKPLSGPVGEGGPFALLDVRDGKAFAALAKSFGADSILHLAGVLSAKGESDPLASWDINVGGSTTALEVARECGAAFFFPSSIAAFGPSTPSKNTPQDTIQRPTTIYGVAKVTLELLCDYYHRKFGLDTRGLRFPGLISYEALPGGGTTDYAVHIYYDAVRKGHYTSFIAGGTYMDMMYMPDALAAVVQLMEADPSKLVHRNAFNISAMSFDPEEIAGSIRKFLPGFILDYDVDPLRQSIAESWPDSLDCTAAREEWGFAPEYDLDRMTADMLARIREKEGLPPV, from the coding sequence ATGAAGCGCATCCTCGTCACCGGGGCGGGCGGCCAGATCGGCGTGGAACTCGTCCCCTACCTGCGAAGCCGTTACGGCGCGGAAAACGTCCTCGCCACGGCCCGAAAACCCCTTTCCGGCCCCGTGGGCGAGGGCGGCCCCTTCGCCCTGCTCGACGTGCGGGACGGCAAGGCCTTCGCCGCACTGGCGAAATCCTTCGGCGCGGACAGCATTCTCCACCTCGCGGGAGTGCTCTCCGCCAAGGGCGAAAGTGACCCTCTCGCCTCCTGGGACATCAACGTTGGAGGCTCCACCACAGCCCTCGAGGTGGCCCGGGAATGCGGCGCGGCGTTCTTCTTTCCCAGCTCCATCGCCGCCTTCGGTCCTTCCACGCCGTCGAAAAACACGCCCCAGGACACCATCCAGCGCCCCACCACCATCTACGGTGTGGCCAAGGTAACCTTGGAACTGCTCTGCGACTACTACCACCGCAAGTTCGGCCTCGACACGCGGGGTCTGCGCTTCCCCGGCCTCATCAGCTACGAGGCGCTCCCCGGCGGAGGCACCACGGACTACGCCGTGCACATCTATTACGACGCGGTGCGAAAGGGGCATTACACCAGCTTCATCGCCGGGGGTACCTACATGGACATGATGTACATGCCCGACGCCCTCGCCGCGGTGGTGCAGCTCATGGAGGCGGACCCGTCGAAACTGGTGCACCGCAACGCCTTCAACATCTCCGCCATGAGCTTTGATCCCGAGGAGATCGCCGGGTCCATCCGGAAGTTCCTCCCGGGGTTTATCCTCGACTACGACGTGGACCCCCTGCGGCAGAGCATTGCCGAATCGTGGCCCGATTCGCTGGACTGCACCGCCGCCCGGGAGGAATGGGGCTTCGCCCCGGAATACGACCTGGACCGCATGACCGCGGACATGCTCGCCCGAATCCGCGAAAAGGAAGGTCTTCCCCCGGTCTGA
- a CDS encoding glycine C-acetyltransferase — protein sequence MAVPMSFLTEELDAMKQAGLYGTIRTIESPQGAWVTIEGRRYLNLCSNNYLGLCNDPRLIAKVKEYVDTYGVGPGAVRTIAGTMSPHIELERKLAAFKGAEAAIVVQSGFCANLAVIPTLAPSAEDVIFSDALNHASIIDACRLSKAKVVRYAHSDLADLERKLDENRDVKGRSLLVTDGVFSMDGDVARLPEIVDLCERRGVLVVVDDAHGEGVLGRGGRGIVDHFGLHGRVDVEVGTLSKAFGVMGGVAAGSAELVDYLRQKARPNLFSSALTVPDVAANLAAVEILQESEDLVKKLWHNGDFLKRELKALGFDTASSETPITPVIIGEAADAKAFSAKLFEAGVFATAIVYPTVPKGTARIRAMVSAAHSEDDLRFAVERFAAVGREMGLIP from the coding sequence ATGGCCGTTCCCATGTCCTTTCTCACGGAAGAGCTCGACGCGATGAAGCAGGCCGGGCTCTACGGAACGATCCGCACCATCGAAAGCCCCCAGGGAGCCTGGGTCACCATCGAGGGAAGAAGGTATCTCAACCTCTGCTCCAACAACTATCTCGGCCTTTGCAACGACCCGAGGCTGATCGCGAAGGTGAAGGAGTACGTGGACACCTACGGCGTGGGCCCCGGCGCGGTGCGCACCATCGCGGGAACCATGAGCCCGCACATCGAGCTGGAGCGCAAACTCGCCGCCTTCAAGGGGGCGGAGGCCGCCATCGTGGTCCAGTCTGGCTTCTGCGCCAATCTGGCGGTCATCCCCACCCTCGCTCCGAGCGCGGAGGACGTGATCTTCAGCGATGCCCTCAACCACGCCTCCATCATCGACGCCTGCCGCCTGTCCAAAGCGAAGGTGGTGCGTTACGCCCACTCCGACCTGGCGGACCTGGAGCGCAAGCTCGACGAGAATCGGGACGTCAAGGGGCGTTCCCTTCTGGTCACGGACGGCGTCTTCTCCATGGACGGAGATGTGGCGCGCCTGCCGGAGATCGTGGACCTCTGCGAGCGCCGGGGCGTGCTCGTCGTGGTGGACGACGCCCACGGTGAAGGAGTTCTCGGCAGGGGCGGACGAGGCATCGTGGACCATTTCGGCCTCCACGGCCGGGTGGACGTGGAGGTGGGGACCCTCTCCAAGGCCTTCGGAGTCATGGGCGGCGTCGCGGCGGGAAGCGCCGAGCTTGTGGACTACCTCCGCCAGAAGGCCCGCCCGAACCTCTTCAGCAGCGCCCTCACCGTTCCCGATGTGGCGGCGAACCTCGCCGCCGTGGAAATCCTTCAGGAAAGCGAGGATCTGGTGAAGAAACTCTGGCACAACGGCGATTTCCTCAAGAGAGAACTCAAGGCCCTCGGCTTCGACACCGCCTCCAGCGAGACGCCCATCACGCCGGTGATCATCGGCGAGGCGGCGGACGCCAAGGCGTTCAGCGCCAAACTCTTCGAGGCCGGCGTGTTCGCCACAGCCATCGTCTACCCCACCGTCCCCAAAGGGACCGCCCGAATTCGGGCCATGGTCTCGGCGGCGCACTCCGAAGACGACCTCCGCTTTGCCGTGGAGCGTTTCGCCGCAGTAGGCCGGGAAATGGGGCTCATCCCATGA
- a CDS encoding GntR family transcriptional regulator, with product MAGANGVGGAKEDLSLEELAAGMSGNTSAPYYIAEVLREAIYRGMLEEGQPLHQAQLAQRLGVSPIPLREALRLLETEGLVHFQGYRGAVVTPLSLEEAGELYEMVAALETHLLRIAFPRITRRVVEDAERTLLSMENERDCLKWRDLNQMFHNLFYEPADRPLTLDVLARLRRKTDRYIRIHLASMRDESQRQHKEILNAVEARNCEAAIAALTAHLAYTSNDLQSCMRLEHAADRRRVRGG from the coding sequence ATGGCGGGGGCGAATGGAGTCGGCGGCGCGAAGGAGGACCTTTCCCTCGAAGAGCTGGCGGCGGGCATGAGCGGTAATACCTCCGCTCCCTACTACATCGCGGAGGTGCTCCGGGAGGCCATCTACCGAGGCATGCTGGAGGAGGGGCAACCGCTGCATCAGGCACAGCTCGCCCAGCGGCTCGGCGTGAGCCCCATTCCCCTCCGGGAGGCGCTGCGCCTTCTCGAGACGGAGGGACTCGTGCACTTTCAGGGATATCGCGGTGCCGTCGTGACGCCGCTCTCTCTGGAGGAGGCGGGAGAACTCTACGAAATGGTGGCCGCCCTGGAGACGCACCTTCTGCGCATCGCTTTCCCGCGCATCACCCGCCGGGTGGTGGAGGACGCGGAACGGACGCTCCTCTCGATGGAGAACGAGCGGGACTGTCTCAAGTGGCGGGACCTGAACCAGATGTTCCACAACCTCTTCTACGAACCCGCGGACCGGCCGCTCACACTGGACGTGCTCGCCCGGCTGCGGCGGAAGACCGACCGGTACATCCGCATTCATCTCGCCTCGATGCGGGACGAGTCCCAGCGGCAGCACAAGGAGATTCTGAACGCGGTGGAGGCCCGGAACTGCGAGGCCGCCATCGCGGCACTGACGGCCCACCTGGCTTACACATCCAACGATCTCCAGTCCTGTATGCGGTTGGAACATGCCGCGGACAGGCGGCGGGTTCGAGGGGGCTGA
- a CDS encoding 2-hydroxyacid dehydrogenase, translated as MKPKVLVTRSIPEAGLALLRERVDLEIGPSEGFMPREVLLAKLPLFDGVLCLLKDRMDREALDAATRLKVLSNYGVGYDNIDVPYATAKGIVVTNTPDVLTEATADMAFALLLAVARRLSEAERIAREGKWAWAPDFLLGADLHGATLGLVGFGRIGKAVARRAKGFGLRIRYTLARPSAEGDELGAVHVPIPEDLLAESDFVSLHVPLVAETRHFMNEERFRRMKPGAIFVNTGRGGLVDQEALARALNEGWIAGAGLDVFDPEPLPAEHPLFRAKNLLPAPHIGSATPNARNGMAVCAATNLLAVLEGRTPPNPVLV; from the coding sequence GTGAAACCGAAGGTTCTCGTGACGCGCAGCATTCCCGAGGCAGGACTTGCCCTGCTGCGGGAGCGGGTTGATCTGGAGATCGGTCCCTCGGAGGGATTCATGCCCCGGGAGGTGCTTCTGGCGAAACTGCCCCTCTTCGACGGCGTGCTCTGCCTCCTGAAGGACCGCATGGACCGGGAGGCCCTGGACGCGGCGACGCGCCTCAAGGTGCTGAGCAACTACGGCGTCGGCTACGACAACATCGATGTTCCCTACGCGACGGCGAAGGGCATCGTGGTGACCAACACGCCGGACGTGCTCACCGAGGCCACGGCGGACATGGCTTTTGCGCTGCTCCTCGCCGTGGCGCGGCGTCTTTCCGAGGCGGAGCGCATCGCTCGGGAGGGGAAATGGGCCTGGGCGCCGGACTTTCTGTTGGGTGCGGATCTCCACGGCGCCACGCTTGGCCTGGTTGGATTCGGTCGCATCGGCAAGGCCGTGGCCCGGCGGGCCAAGGGGTTCGGCCTGCGGATTCGCTACACCCTGGCCCGTCCCTCCGCCGAGGGGGACGAGCTGGGGGCGGTGCATGTGCCGATTCCGGAGGACCTTCTGGCGGAGAGCGATTTCGTCAGTCTGCACGTTCCTCTGGTGGCGGAGACGAGGCACTTCATGAACGAGGAGCGGTTCCGCCGGATGAAGCCCGGGGCGATTTTCGTCAACACCGGCCGGGGCGGCCTGGTGGACCAGGAGGCGCTTGCCCGGGCGCTGAACGAGGGATGGATCGCCGGAGCGGGACTGGATGTCTTCGATCCGGAGCCACTTCCCGCGGAACACCCCCTCTTTCGGGCGAAGAACCTTCTTCCGGCGCCGCACATTGGGTCCGCCACGCCGAACGCCCGAAACGGCATGGCGGTCTGCGCAGCCACGAACCTCCTTGCCGTGCTGGAGGGGCGAACGCCGCCGAATCCAGTTCTGGTTTGA
- a CDS encoding PQQ-binding-like beta-propeller repeat protein yields MSARSFRVCIIAAFLLALALPAFAGTTVPQFRGDLGNTGNFQVTSLPSGQLAWMLPTSSKITGSPAVVGNVVFFGNADGEFFAVNLRTGNPIWSFKADGSILGSPAVVGGVAYFGTYGGTVYALSTASGKVKWSTNTGDAIFASPAVTGGSVYIGNFAGTLYALDAASGNVKWTFEGKRWFAGSAAVADNLLFIGDHDGRFRAIDTASGKEAWGAYTGGSVDASPVTAGGWVWYASFDGKVYAVQIKGVIPKWQTLLGGPIASSPAVAGGMLFVGCDDGNVYALDAATGAVRWTFATGGPVTSSPAHANGVVFVGGTDWNLYALDARSGRKLWTYKASGEIVTAPVLVDGLLLFGDTEGVLYAIR; encoded by the coding sequence ATGAGCGCCAGAAGCTTTCGCGTGTGCATTATCGCGGCATTTCTTCTCGCCCTCGCCCTGCCCGCGTTCGCGGGAACCACGGTGCCCCAGTTCCGTGGAGACCTGGGCAACACAGGGAATTTTCAGGTGACGTCCCTGCCGTCGGGGCAGCTCGCCTGGATGCTTCCCACCAGTTCCAAGATCACAGGATCCCCCGCCGTCGTGGGAAACGTGGTCTTCTTCGGCAATGCCGACGGAGAGTTTTTCGCGGTGAACCTCCGCACGGGAAATCCCATCTGGAGCTTCAAGGCCGACGGGTCCATCCTCGGTTCACCCGCGGTCGTGGGGGGCGTCGCCTATTTCGGCACCTACGGCGGCACGGTCTACGCCCTCTCCACCGCATCCGGAAAGGTCAAGTGGAGCACCAACACGGGAGACGCCATCTTTGCCTCTCCCGCCGTGACGGGCGGCTCGGTCTACATCGGCAACTTCGCGGGGACGCTCTACGCCCTCGATGCCGCGTCGGGAAACGTGAAATGGACCTTCGAGGGAAAACGCTGGTTCGCCGGGAGCGCCGCCGTGGCGGACAACCTCCTCTTCATCGGGGATCACGACGGCCGCTTCCGCGCCATCGACACCGCATCGGGCAAAGAAGCCTGGGGTGCCTACACGGGGGGGTCCGTGGACGCCTCTCCCGTCACCGCAGGCGGCTGGGTCTGGTACGCGAGTTTCGACGGCAAGGTCTACGCCGTGCAGATCAAGGGGGTTATTCCCAAGTGGCAAACCCTTCTCGGAGGTCCCATCGCCTCTTCGCCCGCTGTAGCGGGAGGCATGCTCTTCGTGGGCTGTGACGACGGCAACGTCTACGCCCTCGATGCCGCAACGGGAGCCGTGCGCTGGACCTTCGCGACGGGCGGCCCCGTGACGTCCTCCCCGGCCCACGCAAACGGTGTGGTCTTCGTGGGCGGCACGGACTGGAACCTTTACGCCCTGGACGCGCGCTCCGGCCGAAAACTCTGGACGTACAAGGCAAGCGGCGAAATCGTGACTGCTCCTGTCCTCGTGGACGGGCTGCTTCTCTTCGGCGATACCGAAGGAGTTCTCTACGCCATTCGCTGA